In the genome of Vicia villosa cultivar HV-30 ecotype Madison, WI linkage group LG7, Vvil1.0, whole genome shotgun sequence, one region contains:
- the LOC131620722 gene encoding UDP-glycosyltransferase 71K2-like produces the protein MQRKSYTTQKAQRKMALNEMNKISELIFIPTPGIGHLASSLEFAKLLINTNNNLSITILCIKFPGFPFADSYIKTALASQPQIQLIDLPDVELPPQELLNSPEFFILTLMESLVPHVKATIQTILSDKVVGLVLDFFRVSMIDVGNELGIPSYIFLTSNVGFLSLMLSLQNRRIEDIFDDSDLDRQFSIHGFSIPVPFKALPDAAFNKDGGYVAYYKLAERFRDTKGIIVNTFSGLEQYSIDALSSHDEKIPPIYAVGPLLDLKGNPNPKLDQAQHDVILKWLDEQPNKSVVFLCFGSMGNSFVPSQIREIALGLKDSGVRFLWANNAGKQGLPEGFLEWMELEGKGMICVWAPQVEILGHKAIGGFVSHCGWNSILESLWFGVPILTWPIYAEQQLNAFRMVREWGVAVELRVDYRRGSDNVVAEEIEKGLKDLMDRDNIVHKKVQEIKEKARNAVVVGGSSFISVGKFVENVIGTN, from the coding sequence ATGCAAAGGAAGTCCTACACCACACAGAAAGCACAAAGAAAAATGGCTCTGAATGAGATGAACAAAATATCAGAACTAATTTTCATTCCTACACCAGGGATTGGCCACTTAGCTTCATCACTTGAATTTGCAAAACTCTTAATCAACACTAATAACAACCTTTCCATCACAATCCTATGCATCAAATTCCCAGGCTTTCCCTTTGCAGATTCATACATCAAAACAGCTTTAGCCTCACAGCCTCAAATCCAACTCATTGATCTTCCTGAtgttgaacttccaccacaagaGCTGCTCAATTCTCCTGAGTTCTTCATCTTGACTCTCATGGAAAGTCTCGTACCTCATGTCAAAGCAACTATACAAACCATTTTATCAGACAAAGTTGTTGGGTTAGTCCTAGATTTCTTCCGTGTTTCAATGATTGATGTTGGAAATGAACTTGGAATACCTTCCTATATATTTCTGACATCAAATGTTGGTTTTTTAAGTCTCATGCTTTCGCTTCAGAACCGCCGAATCGAGGATATTTTCGATGACTCCGACCTTGATCGTCAATTCTCGATTCATGGTTTCTCGATTCCAGTACCTTTTAAAGCTTTACCTGATGCTGCTTTTAACAAAGACGGTGGATATGTTGCTTATTATAAACTTGCTGAGAGGTTTAGAGACACTAAAGGGATTATTGTTAATACTTTTTCAGGTTTGGAACAATATTCAATTGATGCATTATCTAGTCATGATGAAAAAATCCCTCCTATCTATGCTGTTGGTCCTTTGTTAGATCTCAAGGGTAATCCTAACCCTAAGTTAGATCAAGCTCAGCATGATGTTATATTGAAATGGCTAGATGAACAGCCAAATAAATCTGTTGTTTTTCTATGTTTTGGAAGCATGGGAAATAGCTTTGTTCCATCTCAAATAAGAGAAATAGCATTAGGACTTAAGGATAGTGGAGTTAGGTTTTTGTGGGCTAACAATGCAGGGAAACAAGGGTTACCAGAAGGGTTTTTAGAATGGATGGAATTGGAAGGTAAAGGAATGATATGTGTATGGGCACCACAAGTTGAGATATTGGGACATAAGGCTATTGGTGGATTTGTTTCACATTGTGGATGGAATTCTATTTTGGAAAGTTTGTGGTTTGGTGTTCCAATATTGACATGGCCTATTTACGCAGAACAACAGCTTAATGCTTTTAGGATGGTGAGAGAGTGGGGTGTAGCTGTGGAGTTGAGAGTGGACTATAGAAGGGGTAGTGATAATGTGGTGGCTGAGGAGATTGAGAAAGGGTTGAAGGATTTGATGGATAGGGATAACATTGTGCACAAGAAGGTTCAAGAGATTAAAGAGAAGGCTAGGAATGCTGTTGTTGTTGGTGGATCTTCTTTCATTTCTGTTGGAAAATTTGTTGAAAATGTTATAGGAACTAACTGA
- the LOC131620723 gene encoding zinc finger CCCH domain-containing protein 25-like, whose product MNPLTLVKRIQKINSREAALGISEQASWHTKYKDSAYVFVGGIPFDLTEGDLLAVFAQYGEVVDVNLVRDKDTGKSKGFAFLAYEDQRSTNLAVDNLNGAQVLGRIIRVDHVDKYKKKEEEDEETERQKREARGVCRAFQKGECTRGAGCKFSHDEQRAANTGWGEKENSKWDNDKYDGPTKDRRHDINQSNRFPETRDRDSRPRAHSNTMALDNQSKRSDRREEKMPRRHNDDELEHRPKEDQHRREEKRSRNDYSDREPEPRDHRREDRRSIKRDDVEFEPRSRDSDVREDKRLSRQDVDDYRSKSKEMHGNREERRSRKHTEDDYVPRSREDHDRKHGSREERRSRKHTEDESVPRSREDHDGKQDNVSYRNNTHRSESKGRYDSDRREEKRPGR is encoded by the exons ATGAACCCGTTGACACTAGTGAAGCGCATTCAGAAAATCAATTCAAGAGAAGCTGCGTTAGGCATCAGCGAACAAGCTTCATGGCATACCAAATACAAAGATTCCGCGTATGTTTTCGTTGGTGGCATTCCCTTTGATCTCACTGAGGGTGATCTCCTCGCCGTTTTCGCTCA ATATGGGGAGGTTGTTGATGTTAATCTCGTTAGAGACAAAGATACCGGAAAATCAAAGGGTTTTGCGTTCCTTGCATATGAAGATCAAAGAAGCACTAATCTTGCAGTCG ATAATCTGAATGGAGCTCAGGTTTTAGGTAGGATTATTAGGGTGGATCATGTTGATAAGTATAAGAAGAAggaggaggaagatgaagagaCAGAGCGGCAGAAAAGGGAGGCCCGTGGTGTTTGTCGAGCTTTCCAAAAAGGGGAATGTACTCGTGGAGCAGGATGCAAATTTTCTCATGATGAGCAA AGAGCTGCAAATACTGGTTGGGGTGAGAAGGAAAATTCAAAATGGGACAATGACAAATATGATGGTCCCACAAAAGACAGAAGACATGACATCAACCAATCAAATCGCTTTCCAGAAACTAGAGACAGAGACTCACGCCCCAGAGCCCATAGCAATACGATGGCATTAGACAACCAATCCAAGCGAAGTGATAGAAGAGAGGAAAAGATGCCGCGGAGGCATAATGACGATGAACTTGAACATCGGCCAAAAGAAGATCAACATAGGAGAGAAGAAAAAAGATCAAGGAATGATTACAGCGATAGGGAACCTGAGCCAAGAGATCACAGAAGGGAAGATAGAAGATCAATAAAGCGAGATGATGTAGAGTTTGAGCCCAGGTCAAGAGATTCTGATGTAAGAGAAGACAAAAGACTGAGTAGGCAGGATGTTGATGATTATAGAAGCAAGTCAAAAGAAATGCATGGTAACCGGGAGGAGAGAAGATCAAGAAAACACACCGAAGATGACTATGTGCCAAGGTCAAGAGAAGATCATGATAGGAAGCATGGTAGCCGGGAAGAGAGGAGATCAAGAAAGCACACTGAGGATGAATCTGTACCAAGGTCAAGAGAAGATCATGATGGGAAGCAAGATAACGTATCATATAGAAATAATACTCATCGTTCTGAATCAAAAGGAAGATATGATTCTGACCGAAGAGAAGAAAAGAGGCCAGGAAGGTAA
- the LOC131620724 gene encoding dehydrodolichyl diphosphate synthase 2-like, producing MFSLRLSIPLEKTLITYSTPKTITSYNFNYYSYHNFLPYSSKSIIKHSTISMAFKDEVKGETFIDEDFSELEPLPGELKAELMPKHVAVIMDGNGRWAKMKGLPVSSGHVAGVKSLKRMVKLCYSWGIKVLSIFAFSTDNWIRPKVEVEFLFTLFERSILSQFEECKREGIKISVIGDTSKLPKTLQQMIADIEDYTKENSKFQVILAVNYGGKYDVVQACKSVAKKVKDGLIHLEDINENMFEKELETNCTEFPYPDLLIRTSGELRVSNFLLWQLAYTEFFFNNKLWPDFGKDEFIEALISFQHRHRRYGGRY from the exons ATGTTTTCTTTAAGACTCTCCATTCCATTAGAGAAAACTCTAATAACATATTCTACACCAAAAACAATTACctcttataattttaattattactcTTATCATAATTTTCTTCCATATTCTTCTAAATCCATTATCAAACACAGCACAATCTCCATGGCTTTTAAGGATGAAGTGAAAGGAGAAACTTTTATCGACGAAGATTTTTCCGAATTGGAGCCATTGCCGGGAGAGCTGAAGGCGGAGCTGATGCCAAAGCATGTGGCGGTGATTATGGATGGGAACGGGAGGTGGGCGAAGATGAAAGGGTTACCGGTGTCTTCCGGTCACGTCGCTGGTGTGAAGTCGTTGAAAAGGATGGTGAAGCTATGTTATAGTTGGGGAATAAAAGTTCTCTCCATTTTTGCGTTTTCTACTGATAACTGGATCAGGCCTAAG GTGGAAGTTGAATTCTTATTTACACTCTTTGAAAGATCAATACTTTCTCAATTTGAAGAATGCAAGAG GGAAGGAATTAAAATATCTGTAATTGGAGATACATCAAAGCTCCCCAAAACTTTGCAACAAATGATAGCTGATATTGAGGACTATACGAAGgagaattcaaaattccaagttaTTTTGGCAGTTAACTATGGTGGGAAATATGATGTAGTCCAAGCATGTAAGAGTGTAGCTAAGAAAGTGAAAGATGGCCTTATTCATTTGGAAGACATTAATGAAAACATGTTTGAAAAGGAGTTGGAGACAAACTGTACTGAGTTTCCTTACCCAGATTTATTGATCCGGACAAGTGGAGAACTTAGAGTTAGTAATTTTTTGTTATGGCAATTGGCATACACAGAATTTTTCTTTAATAACAAATTGTGGCCAGATTTTGGGAAGGATGAGTTTATAGAGGCCTTAATATCATTTCAACATAGACATAGACGTTATGGTGGGAGATATTAA